From Cellulomonas chengniuliangii, the proteins below share one genomic window:
- a CDS encoding sigma-70 family RNA polymerase sigma factor has product MADWARALDELVRSRGVALTRYAYLLSGDHREAEDLVQDALVKTFSRSRLLHDSGSIEAYVRQAILTTYVDGFRRRQRWAAIRHLAARPETRLGPDQTSSDRIDLEAALGALSPRERACVVLRFYEDLTVPEIAHRLSLAPGTVKRYLSDAVRRLEDRLGSMPPDLHEEHDVVLVATARSAR; this is encoded by the coding sequence ATGGCCGACTGGGCACGCGCGCTCGACGAGCTGGTGCGCAGCCGTGGCGTCGCCCTGACCCGGTACGCGTACCTGCTGAGCGGCGACCACCGCGAGGCCGAGGACCTGGTGCAGGACGCGCTGGTCAAGACGTTCAGCCGCAGCCGCCTGCTGCACGACTCGGGCTCCATCGAGGCGTACGTCCGCCAGGCGATCCTCACCACGTACGTCGACGGGTTCCGCCGCCGCCAGCGCTGGGCGGCGATCCGCCACCTCGCCGCGCGCCCGGAGACGCGGCTCGGGCCCGACCAGACGTCGTCCGACCGGATCGACCTGGAAGCCGCCCTCGGCGCGCTCAGCCCGCGCGAGCGAGCGTGCGTCGTGCTCCGGTTCTACGAGGACCTGACCGTGCCGGAGATCGCGCACCGCCTCTCGCTGGCCCCCGGGACGGTCAAGCGTTACCTGAGCGACGCGGTCCGCCGCCTCGAGGACCGCCTCGGATCCATGCCCCCCGACCTCCACGAGGAGCACGACGTCGTGCTCGTCGCCACCGCAAGGAGCGCCCGATGA
- a CDS encoding sigma-70 family RNA polymerase sigma factor produces the protein MADWEDALDELVRLRGTALTRYAYLLCGDAAEAEDLVQDALVKTFSRRRSLRDPRAIEGYVRQSVLTTYLDGFRRRRRWAAIRHLLAREEARPGPERAAAQRIDVTAALGGLSPRERACVVLRFYEDLTVPEIARQLSLAPGSVKRYLSDAMRRLETHLGPLERADHDERAVLTLTSSTR, from the coding sequence ATGGCTGACTGGGAGGACGCGCTCGACGAGCTGGTCCGGCTCCGCGGCACCGCGCTGACCCGCTACGCGTACCTGCTGTGCGGGGACGCCGCCGAGGCCGAGGACCTCGTACAAGACGCGCTGGTCAAGACCTTCAGCCGTCGGCGCTCGCTACGAGACCCCCGGGCCATCGAGGGGTACGTCCGCCAGTCGGTGCTGACCACCTACCTCGACGGCTTCCGGCGGCGTCGCCGCTGGGCGGCCATCCGGCACCTCCTGGCTCGGGAGGAGGCGCGCCCCGGCCCCGAGCGCGCCGCAGCGCAGCGCATCGACGTCACCGCCGCGCTGGGCGGCCTGTCGCCCCGCGAGCGCGCCTGCGTCGTCCTGCGCTTCTACGAGGACCTGACCGTGCCGGAGATCGCCAGACAGCTCAGCCTCGCGCCGGGCTCCGTCAAGCGGTACCTCAGCGACGCGATGCGCCGGCTCGAGACGCACCTCGGCCCTCTCGAGCGCGCCGACCACGACGAACGAGCAGTGCTCACCCTCACCAGCAGCACGCGCTGA
- a CDS encoding STAS domain-containing protein has protein sequence MTSRDVGGLTVVEVTGEIDVFTASVLRERLAALVDEGRADLVVDLTQVGFMDSTGLGVLLGVLKKVRGVGGRLQLVIDSERLLKVFHITALTQVFTIHETVDAALEA, from the coding sequence GTGACCAGCCGAGACGTGGGCGGCCTGACGGTTGTCGAGGTCACGGGCGAGATCGACGTGTTCACCGCGTCGGTGCTCCGGGAGCGCTTGGCCGCCCTCGTCGACGAGGGGCGCGCCGACCTGGTGGTGGATCTGACGCAGGTGGGGTTCATGGACTCGACGGGCCTGGGAGTGCTGCTGGGCGTGCTCAAGAAGGTGCGCGGCGTCGGCGGCAGGCTGCAGCTCGTCATCGACTCCGAGCGGCTGCTGAAGGTCTTCCACATCACGGCGCTGACACAGGTCTTCACCATCCACGAGACGGTGGACGCCGCGCTCGAGGCCTGA
- a CDS encoding anaerobic ribonucleoside-triphosphate reductase activating protein: MTSDAACCAGAGDEPTADSLAIAGMTPLSTCDWPDKLVATLFLQGCPWQCTYCHNPGLIDPRAPGQVPWSRVRGLMRRRHGLLDGVVLSGGEPTRQPGLPAAAREIREAGYGVGLHTSGAYPRRLAAMLPLVDWIGFDVKAPAALYRAITGVGAAADAAFTSLRLVLDSGVDVQVRTTVDPTVLSPSDVEELRATLRRLGVRHHVLQQVRPDGTTPEYRAALAAVRRA, from the coding sequence ATGACCTCCGACGCCGCGTGCTGCGCAGGGGCTGGCGACGAGCCGACGGCGGACTCGCTGGCGATCGCGGGCATGACCCCGCTGTCGACGTGCGACTGGCCGGACAAGCTCGTCGCGACCCTCTTCCTGCAGGGGTGCCCGTGGCAGTGCACGTACTGCCACAACCCCGGCCTGATCGATCCCCGCGCACCCGGCCAGGTCCCCTGGTCCCGGGTGCGCGGGCTGATGCGCCGCCGGCACGGCCTGCTCGACGGCGTGGTGCTCTCGGGCGGCGAGCCGACCAGGCAGCCAGGGCTGCCGGCGGCCGCCCGAGAGATCCGCGAGGCGGGCTATGGCGTCGGGCTGCACACCTCGGGCGCCTACCCGCGGCGGCTCGCGGCCATGCTGCCGCTGGTCGACTGGATCGGGTTCGACGTGAAGGCCCCCGCCGCGCTGTACCGGGCGATCACCGGTGTGGGGGCCGCCGCCGACGCGGCGTTCACGTCGCTGCGGCTCGTGCTCGACTCGGGGGTCGATGTGCAGGTCCGCACCACCGTCGACCCCACCGTGCTGAGCCCGTCGGACGTCGAGGAGCTGCGGGCCACCCTGCGTCGCCTCGGCGTGCGCCACCATGTGCTGCAGCAGGTGCGCCCCGATGGGACGACCCCGGAGTACCGGGCGGCGCTCGCGGCGGTCAGGCGGGCGTGA
- a CDS encoding ribonucleoside triphosphate reductase has protein sequence MDHHPVVEVGSSIDEYLDRSDWRVNANANQGYSLGGMILNTSGKVIANYWLSHVYSPEIGRAHREGDLHIHDLDMFAGYCAGWSLRTLLEQGLNGVPGKVEARAPKHFSSAIGQIVNFLGTMQNEWAGAQAFSSFDTYMAPFVRVDQLTYTQVRQGIQELVYNLNVPSRWGTQTPFTNLTFDWTCPADLRDQAPMIADEPMDFTYGDLQAEMDLINRAYIEVMTEGDASGRVFTFPIPTYNITHDFPWESENAERLFEMTAKYGLPYFQNFLNSELKPGDVRSMCCRLQLDLRELLKRGNGLFGSAEQTGSLGVVTINCARLGYLHRGDEAVMLKELDRLLELARDSLEVKRTVIQRYIDEGLFPYTRRYLGTLDSHFSTIGVNGINEMIRNFTDDAEDITTEAGHAMAVRLLDHVRARMVEFQESTGHMYNLEATPAEGTTYRFAKEDKKRFSEIIQAGTPDHPYYTNSSQLPVGFTDDPFEALERQEELQGKYTGGTVLHLYMSERMSSASACRELVRRSLSTYRLPYITITPTFSICPSHGYLAGEHPTCERCAEADPGAAPVVCEVWTRVMGYHRPVSSFNVGKKGEHAERVPFQESAILV, from the coding sequence ATGGACCATCACCCCGTCGTCGAGGTCGGCTCGTCGATCGACGAGTACCTGGACCGCAGCGACTGGCGGGTGAACGCCAACGCGAACCAGGGGTACTCGCTCGGCGGGATGATCCTCAACACCTCGGGCAAGGTCATCGCCAACTACTGGCTGAGCCACGTGTACTCCCCGGAGATCGGCCGGGCGCACCGCGAGGGCGACCTGCACATCCACGACCTCGACATGTTCGCGGGGTACTGCGCCGGCTGGTCGTTGCGCACCCTGCTCGAGCAAGGGCTCAACGGGGTGCCGGGCAAGGTGGAGGCCCGGGCGCCCAAGCATTTCAGCTCGGCGATCGGCCAGATCGTGAACTTCCTCGGGACGATGCAGAACGAGTGGGCAGGAGCCCAGGCGTTCAGCTCGTTCGACACGTACATGGCGCCGTTCGTGCGGGTCGACCAGCTCACGTACACCCAGGTCCGGCAGGGCATCCAGGAGCTGGTCTACAACCTCAACGTGCCGTCGCGCTGGGGCACCCAGACGCCGTTCACGAACCTCACGTTCGACTGGACCTGCCCCGCCGACCTGCGCGACCAGGCGCCGATGATCGCCGACGAGCCCATGGACTTCACCTACGGCGACCTCCAGGCCGAGATGGACCTGATCAACCGCGCGTACATCGAGGTCATGACGGAGGGCGACGCCTCGGGCCGGGTCTTCACGTTCCCCATCCCGACGTACAACATCACGCACGACTTCCCGTGGGAGTCGGAGAACGCCGAGCGGCTGTTCGAGATGACCGCGAAGTACGGGCTGCCGTACTTCCAGAACTTCCTCAACTCCGAGCTCAAGCCCGGCGACGTGCGGTCGATGTGCTGCCGCCTGCAGCTGGACCTGCGCGAGCTGCTCAAGCGTGGCAACGGGCTGTTCGGATCGGCGGAGCAGACCGGGTCGCTGGGCGTGGTCACGATCAACTGCGCCCGGCTGGGCTACCTGCACCGGGGCGACGAGGCGGTGATGCTCAAGGAGCTGGACCGCCTGCTCGAGCTCGCGCGCGACTCGCTCGAGGTCAAGCGGACCGTCATCCAGAGGTACATCGACGAAGGGCTGTTCCCATACACCAGGCGGTACCTGGGCACCCTGGACAGCCACTTCTCGACGATCGGCGTCAACGGGATCAACGAGATGATCCGCAACTTCACCGACGACGCCGAGGACATCACCACCGAGGCCGGGCACGCGATGGCCGTGCGACTGCTCGACCACGTGCGGGCGCGGATGGTCGAGTTCCAGGAGTCCACCGGGCACATGTACAACCTGGAGGCGACACCCGCCGAGGGCACCACCTACCGGTTCGCCAAGGAGGACAAGAAGCGGTTCTCCGAGATCATCCAGGCGGGCACCCCCGACCACCCGTACTACACGAACTCCTCGCAGCTGCCCGTCGGGTTCACCGACGACCCGTTCGAGGCCCTCGAGCGCCAGGAGGAGCTGCAGGGCAAGTACACCGGCGGGACGGTGCTGCACCTGTACATGTCGGAGCGCATGTCCAGCGCGTCGGCCTGCCGGGAGCTCGTCCGCCGGTCCCTGTCGACGTACCGGCTGCCGTACATCACCATCACCCCGACGTTCTCGATCTGCCCGAGCCACGGCTACCTGGCGGGCGAGCACCCCACCTGCGAGCGCTGCGCCGAGGCCGACCCCGGGGCCGCGCCCGTGGTGTGCGAGGTGTGGACCCGGGTGATGGGCTACCACCGCCCGGTCAGCTCGTTCAACGTGGGCAAGAAGGGCGAGCACGCCGAGCGCGTCCCGTTCCAGGAGTCGGCGATCCTGGTATGA
- a CDS encoding DEAD/DEAH box helicase, with amino-acid sequence MVHTGELLDVLLAGGRRSDRLTHLRHLPARAGEQVDWPAWADPDLVRGYRSLGVERPWRHQAEAADAAWSGRHTVLATSTGSGKSLAFWLPALTAVRADVAAGTLDPGRIESAARRGSVLYLSPTKALAADQLGSVQRVLTASGARDVRVATCDGDTGRDERRWVQEHADVVLTNPDFLHFALLPNHRRWSRFLGSLRYVVVDECHAFRGVFGAHVSAVLRRLHRVSASYAPQQPRLPGSAQEARRPATPGPVFLLASATTSDPAASAARLVGGEGREIVAVTDDASPAGRKTFALWQPPELPSAGGPWSDLLPEADPWATPLPGDAPGPEGSGPVGTGQEQVAEEPDRPRRSATVETADLLADLTAAGARTLAFTRSRRSAESVATIAQEHLDAVDPSLRGVVAAYRGGYLPEERRALEQAIRDGRLRALATTNALELGVDISGLDVVLISGWPGTRVSMWQQAGRSGRAGAEGLVALIAREDPLDTYLVHHPEAIFDTPVEATVFDPANPYVLAPHLCAAAAELPLREEDLPLFGPRTRELLDSLVARGALRRRASGWYWTHAESAARLTDLRGSGGDPVRVVELSTGRMLGTVDAAAADSTVHPGAVYVHQGATFVVDELHLADSVALVSRRDVDYGTWAKWVTTTEIRSVDQERQWGPVRWGFGAVDVTTQVVSYQRKRVPDMQSLGTEVLDLPARTLHTSSVWWTAPAEVLEAAGVTAETAPGALHAAEHASIGLLPLLATCDRWDLGGVSTALHVDTEQATVFVHDAYPGGAGFAERGYELGETWLRATREAIATCRCASGCPACVQSPKCGNANNPLEKAAAIRLLDAVLAHSPGS; translated from the coding sequence ATGGTCCACACCGGCGAGCTGCTCGATGTGCTGCTCGCGGGGGGTCGCAGGAGCGACCGCCTGACGCACCTGCGCCACCTGCCCGCGCGCGCGGGCGAGCAGGTGGACTGGCCCGCCTGGGCCGATCCCGACCTGGTGCGCGGCTATCGGAGCCTGGGCGTCGAGCGCCCGTGGCGCCACCAGGCCGAGGCGGCCGACGCGGCATGGTCGGGCAGGCACACGGTGCTCGCCACCTCGACGGGCTCTGGCAAGTCGCTCGCCTTCTGGCTTCCGGCCCTCACCGCCGTGCGCGCGGACGTCGCCGCCGGGACGCTCGACCCCGGCCGCATCGAGTCGGCGGCGCGGCGAGGCTCGGTGCTCTACCTCTCCCCCACCAAGGCGCTCGCCGCCGACCAGCTCGGCTCGGTCCAGCGTGTGCTCACGGCCTCCGGGGCGCGCGACGTGCGCGTGGCGACCTGCGACGGCGACACCGGCCGCGACGAGCGCCGGTGGGTGCAGGAGCACGCCGACGTGGTCCTCACCAACCCCGACTTCCTGCACTTCGCCCTGCTGCCGAACCACCGTCGCTGGTCCCGGTTCCTCGGCTCGCTGCGCTACGTCGTGGTGGACGAGTGCCATGCCTTCCGGGGGGTGTTCGGCGCCCACGTCTCCGCGGTGCTCCGCCGGCTGCACCGGGTCAGCGCCTCGTACGCGCCCCAGCAGCCCAGGCTCCCGGGATCTGCGCAGGAGGCCCGGCGGCCGGCCACGCCCGGCCCGGTGTTCCTCCTCGCCTCGGCCACCACCTCGGACCCGGCCGCGAGCGCGGCTCGCCTGGTCGGCGGCGAGGGCCGCGAGATCGTCGCCGTCACCGACGACGCGTCCCCCGCCGGTCGCAAGACGTTCGCCCTGTGGCAGCCTCCCGAGCTGCCCTCGGCCGGCGGGCCCTGGTCGGACCTGCTGCCCGAGGCCGACCCGTGGGCCACCCCGTTGCCGGGAGACGCCCCCGGGCCGGAGGGCTCCGGACCGGTGGGGACCGGCCAGGAGCAGGTCGCAGAGGAGCCCGACCGTCCCCGCCGATCGGCGACAGTCGAGACCGCGGACCTGCTCGCCGACCTCACCGCGGCGGGCGCCCGCACGCTGGCCTTCACCCGTTCCCGCAGGTCCGCGGAGTCGGTGGCGACCATCGCGCAGGAGCACCTGGACGCGGTGGACCCCAGCCTGCGCGGCGTGGTCGCGGCGTACCGCGGCGGCTACCTGCCCGAGGAGCGCCGTGCGTTGGAGCAGGCCATCCGGGACGGCAGGCTGCGGGCCCTCGCCACCACGAACGCCCTCGAGCTCGGGGTGGACATCTCCGGGCTCGACGTCGTGCTCATCTCCGGCTGGCCCGGCACCCGCGTGTCGATGTGGCAGCAGGCCGGCCGCTCGGGACGCGCTGGCGCCGAGGGCCTCGTGGCGCTCATCGCGCGGGAGGACCCGCTCGACACCTACCTGGTGCACCACCCCGAGGCCATCTTCGACACCCCGGTCGAGGCGACCGTGTTCGACCCTGCCAACCCATACGTCCTGGCGCCCCACCTGTGCGCCGCCGCCGCCGAGCTGCCGCTGCGCGAGGAGGACCTGCCCCTGTTCGGCCCGCGCACGCGGGAGCTGCTCGACTCCCTCGTGGCGCGGGGCGCCCTGCGCCGCCGCGCGTCCGGCTGGTACTGGACCCACGCCGAGTCCGCGGCCCGGCTGACCGACCTGCGCGGCTCCGGCGGCGACCCGGTGCGCGTGGTCGAGCTGTCCACCGGCCGCATGCTCGGCACGGTCGACGCGGCCGCAGCCGACTCCACCGTCCACCCCGGCGCCGTGTACGTGCACCAGGGGGCGACGTTCGTGGTGGACGAGCTCCACCTGGCCGACAGCGTGGCGCTGGTCTCCCGCCGCGACGTCGACTACGGCACCTGGGCCAAGTGGGTCACCACCACCGAGATCCGCTCGGTGGACCAGGAACGCCAGTGGGGCCCGGTGCGGTGGGGCTTCGGCGCCGTGGACGTCACCACGCAGGTGGTCAGCTACCAGCGCAAGCGCGTCCCCGACATGCAGTCGCTGGGCACGGAGGTGCTCGACCTGCCGGCCCGCACCCTGCACACGTCGTCGGTGTGGTGGACGGCGCCCGCCGAGGTGCTCGAGGCGGCGGGCGTCACCGCGGAGACCGCGCCGGGCGCCCTGCACGCGGCCGAGCACGCCTCGATCGGCCTGCTCCCCCTGCTCGCCACCTGCGACCGCTGGGACCTGGGCGGCGTCTCCACCGCCCTGCACGTCGACACCGAGCAGGCGACTGTGTTCGTGCACGACGCCTACCCGGGCGGCGCGGGGTTCGCCGAGCGCGGGTACGAGCTCGGGGAGACCTGGCTGCGCGCCACCCGGGAGGCCATCGCCACGTGCCGCTGCGCGAGCGGCTGCCCGGCCTGCGTGCAGTCGCCCAAGTGCGGCAACGCCAACAACCCGCTCGAGAAGGCGGCCGCCATCAGGCTGCTCGACGCGGTGCTCGCGCACTCCCCCGGGAGCTGA
- a CDS encoding Rv3654c family TadE-like protein, translating to MALHREDGERGSGTVLALGLIAVVVLLMLALGLMAGAQGGRWRAQTAADLAALAGAEHLLGASGDVDGACAVAREAVERNGGVLRDCAHEGAGVLGVAVDCSTPAGRAHATARAGPTTARWGR from the coding sequence GTGGCCCTCCACCGCGAGGACGGCGAGCGCGGGTCTGGCACGGTGCTCGCGCTGGGGCTGATCGCGGTGGTCGTCCTCCTCATGCTCGCGCTCGGCCTGATGGCCGGCGCCCAGGGCGGTCGCTGGCGCGCCCAGACTGCGGCGGACCTGGCCGCGCTCGCGGGCGCGGAGCACCTCCTCGGCGCGTCGGGCGACGTCGACGGGGCGTGCGCAGTGGCCCGAGAAGCGGTCGAGCGCAACGGCGGTGTGCTCCGCGACTGCGCGCACGAGGGGGCAGGGGTGCTGGGTGTCGCGGTCGACTGCTCCACCCCGGCGGGCCGAGCTCACGCGACGGCCCGCGCAGGGCCCACGACAGCCCGGTGGGGCCGGTGA
- a CDS encoding TadE family type IV pilus minor pilin — protein MTHRPASHDERERGSATAELAVALPAVVVLLVALLVLASAATTQLRCADAARAGARIAALGEDEAAVDEVVTRLAGARAEVELGRDGDWVTVSVTSPSTVGALHLAPVRVAASATAWVEP, from the coding sequence ATGACCCACCGCCCGGCGTCGCACGATGAGCGCGAGCGCGGCAGCGCCACGGCCGAGCTGGCCGTGGCGCTGCCAGCGGTCGTCGTGCTGCTGGTCGCCCTGCTCGTCCTCGCGTCGGCTGCCACCACCCAGCTCCGATGCGCCGACGCGGCACGGGCCGGGGCTCGCATCGCGGCGTTGGGCGAGGACGAGGCTGCCGTCGACGAGGTGGTGACCCGGCTGGCGGGCGCGCGCGCCGAGGTCGAGCTCGGGCGGGACGGCGACTGGGTGACGGTCTCGGTCACCAGCCCGTCGACGGTGGGCGCGCTGCACCTGGCCCCCGTGCGGGTCGCCGCCTCCGCCACGGCATGGGTCGAGCCGTGA
- a CDS encoding DUF4244 domain-containing protein: MTAQTEYAARRADPAQQADGRPERCGDATPVRAAQGTVRRGRLARMSTRWAEARDAAGDRGMATAEYAIATIAAVGLAGLLVVVLRSAEVQALLQGIIRTALST; this comes from the coding sequence ATGACGGCACAGACGGAGTACGCGGCGCGGCGGGCGGACCCGGCACAGCAAGCAGACGGGCGCCCGGAGCGGTGCGGAGATGCCACGCCGGTCCGTGCGGCACAGGGGACCGTGCGGCGTGGGCGGCTCGCACGGATGTCGACACGCTGGGCGGAGGCCCGCGACGCCGCAGGGGATCGGGGCATGGCCACGGCCGAGTACGCGATCGCGACGATCGCGGCCGTCGGCCTGGCCGGCCTGCTGGTCGTGGTCCTGCGCAGCGCCGAGGTGCAGGCCCTGCTGCAGGGCATCATCCGCACGGCGCTCTCGACATGA
- a CDS encoding type II secretion system F family protein has product MTPIGVGVLVSVLLVGAGAGWALGPCVRRAAVAAPRAGGAGRDRDARAVAPLDVSLVLELVDVALATGVSVPHALQAVGAAVGGRDGEALERTGSMLVLGSSWQEAWARAPRRLEAVARCLEPAWSAGSAPGAALRSQAAAVRRGRQRAAREAAARMGVHLVLPLGLCFLPAFVLLGLAPVMLSLAEGLLQ; this is encoded by the coding sequence ATGACCCCGATCGGGGTCGGCGTGCTCGTCTCCGTCCTGCTGGTGGGGGCCGGCGCGGGCTGGGCGCTGGGCCCGTGCGTGCGACGTGCCGCGGTCGCGGCCCCTCGGGCAGGCGGCGCGGGCCGAGACCGCGATGCGAGAGCCGTCGCGCCGCTCGACGTGTCGTTGGTGCTCGAGCTGGTCGACGTCGCGCTCGCGACGGGTGTCAGCGTCCCGCACGCGCTGCAGGCCGTCGGCGCGGCGGTCGGGGGCCGCGACGGCGAGGCGCTCGAGCGGACCGGCTCCATGCTCGTGCTCGGCTCGTCGTGGCAGGAGGCATGGGCGCGGGCGCCGCGCCGCCTGGAGGCGGTGGCCCGTTGCCTGGAGCCCGCCTGGAGCGCGGGCTCGGCGCCCGGCGCTGCATTGCGCTCGCAAGCCGCGGCGGTGCGCCGCGGACGCCAGCGGGCCGCTCGTGAGGCCGCCGCGCGCATGGGCGTGCACCTCGTGCTGCCTTTGGGCCTGTGCTTCCTCCCGGCGTTCGTGCTGCTGGGACTGGCCCCGGTGATGCTCTCCCTCGCCGAAGGGCTGCTCCAGTGA
- a CDS encoding type II secretion system F family protein: MSTLLALLVAATVLAARGPGGRRAPSSPARRGVGRRAARIELQAGRLARAADGARGAGWRGLVERVSGRQAGPTAPPLVELVGVVSAALRAGRPPVEAWRAVGVPTSPDGIPDLGALFSVVGPGPGRAMRSSGSGERSARHVEAVRAAAVLAVRLGAPLAPVLERVAEGIVAEDEIEAERRTILAGPRSTATVLAWLPALGLVLGYALGADPLQVVLGGGAGSLAAILGGALLLAGRWWTARMLAGARAAGADA; this comes from the coding sequence GTGAGCACGCTGCTGGCGCTGCTCGTCGCCGCGACAGTCCTCGCTGCCCGGGGCCCCGGCGGGCGCAGAGCGCCCTCGTCGCCGGCCCGTCGGGGAGTGGGTCGACGCGCCGCGCGGATCGAGCTCCAGGCGGGCCGGTTGGCGAGGGCGGCGGACGGCGCCCGGGGCGCGGGGTGGCGCGGCCTCGTGGAGCGGGTCTCCGGGCGGCAGGCAGGTCCCACGGCGCCTCCGTTGGTCGAGCTCGTGGGCGTCGTGAGCGCCGCCCTCCGGGCCGGTCGCCCGCCGGTCGAGGCGTGGCGGGCGGTCGGCGTGCCGACGTCGCCCGACGGCATCCCCGATCTCGGCGCCTTGTTCTCCGTGGTCGGCCCCGGCCCGGGGCGAGCCATGAGGTCCTCGGGATCAGGCGAGCGGAGCGCGCGCCACGTGGAGGCCGTGCGCGCCGCGGCCGTGCTCGCAGTCCGCCTGGGAGCCCCGCTCGCCCCGGTGCTCGAGCGCGTCGCGGAGGGCATCGTGGCGGAGGACGAGATCGAGGCCGAGCGCCGGACCATCCTCGCGGGGCCGCGCTCGACCGCGACAGTCTTGGCCTGGCTGCCGGCGCTCGGGCTCGTCCTCGGCTACGCACTGGGCGCGGACCCGCTGCAGGTGGTGCTGGGCGGTGGGGCGGGCTCCCTCGCGGCGATCCTCGGTGGCGCGCTCCTCCTCGCCGGGCGCTGGTGGACGGCGCGCATGCTCGCGGGCGCCCGGGCGGCGGGGGCCGACGCATGA
- a CDS encoding TadA family conjugal transfer-associated ATPase, with translation MRPATPGARPAVEARAGAGGRDPGLVPPSDARSDRDGDYDGRDARITRRAPDPVLVDDVRTRLARQGAPPTEADVTAAVRAAGSVLGSRALAELGAAVRAEVLGAGPLQPFLDDPAVTDVLVNAPDEVWVERAGRLERVAVDLGTTAQVRELAVRLAAAGGQRLDDARPTVDARLPDGTRLHAVLPPIAGACTLLSLRALRQRAFTLEELVAAGGVAPGLAPVLRALVAARVSFLVSGATGSGKTTLLSALLSLAPADERIVCIEESGELAPAHPHVVRLLARAANVDGAGDIGLAELVRQALRMRPDRIVLGECRGAEVREVLAALNTGHDGGCATVHANTAADVPARLEALAALAGMDRATLAAQAASALEAVLHLRRDHGRRYVAEIAVVRRDRSGALMVETALSVSPGGVPTQASGWEALARRLGA, from the coding sequence ATGAGGCCGGCGACGCCGGGCGCCCGCCCGGCCGTCGAGGCCCGAGCCGGCGCGGGAGGGCGGGACCCTGGGCTGGTCCCGCCCAGCGACGCCCGCAGCGACCGCGATGGCGACTACGACGGCCGTGACGCGCGGATCACCCGCCGGGCTCCCGATCCTGTGCTCGTCGACGACGTGCGGACCCGGCTCGCCCGCCAGGGCGCCCCACCCACCGAGGCGGACGTCACCGCGGCGGTGCGGGCCGCAGGATCGGTGCTGGGCAGCCGGGCGCTCGCCGAGCTCGGCGCCGCGGTGCGCGCCGAGGTGCTCGGCGCCGGGCCCCTCCAGCCGTTCCTGGACGACCCCGCCGTGACCGACGTGCTCGTCAACGCGCCGGACGAGGTGTGGGTCGAGCGTGCCGGGAGGCTCGAACGGGTCGCGGTGGACCTCGGGACGACAGCCCAGGTCCGCGAGCTCGCGGTGCGGCTCGCCGCCGCGGGCGGGCAGCGCCTCGACGACGCCAGGCCCACGGTCGACGCGCGCCTGCCCGACGGCACGCGACTGCACGCCGTGCTGCCCCCGATAGCTGGCGCCTGCACGCTCCTGTCCCTTCGGGCGCTGCGCCAACGGGCCTTCACCCTCGAGGAGCTCGTCGCGGCGGGCGGCGTCGCTCCCGGGCTGGCGCCGGTGCTCCGGGCGCTCGTGGCCGCCCGGGTCAGTTTCCTGGTCTCGGGGGCGACGGGCAGCGGCAAGACGACACTGCTCTCCGCGCTCCTGTCGCTCGCCCCTGCCGACGAGCGGATCGTGTGCATCGAGGAGTCCGGGGAGCTCGCTCCCGCGCATCCCCACGTCGTGCGGCTCCTGGCCCGAGCCGCCAACGTCGACGGGGCGGGCGACATCGGCCTCGCCGAGCTGGTCCGGCAAGCCCTGCGCATGCGCCCCGACCGCATCGTGCTCGGAGAGTGCCGCGGGGCCGAGGTCCGCGAGGTCCTCGCAGCGCTCAACACCGGGCACGACGGCGGCTGCGCGACCGTGCACGCCAACACCGCCGCGGACGTCCCGGCCCGGCTCGAGGCGCTCGCTGCGCTCGCGGGCATGGACCGCGCCACACTCGCGGCCCAGGCGGCGAGCGCCCTGGAGGCGGTGCTGCACCTGCGCCGGGACCACGGCCGCCGCTATGTCGCGGAGATCGCCGTGGTGCGCCGCGACAGGTCTGGCGCGCTGATGGTCGAGACCGCGCTCAGCGTCTCGCCCGGCGGCGTCCCCACCCAGGCCAGCGGCTGGGAGGCGCTGGCCCGCAGGCTCGGCGCGTGA